The genomic DNA CTGTTGGTGGACGTCATGTTCATCGTGGACATCCTCATCAACTTCCGGACCACCTACGTCAACCAAAACGAGGAGGTGGTCAGCCACCCCGGGCGCATCGCGCAGCACTACTTCAAGGGCTGGTTCCTCATCGACATCGTGGCAGCAATCCCCTTCGATCTGCTCATATTCCGCTCCGGGTCCGAGGAAGACGGGGACGCAGTGGATGTCAGTGGCCCCCACACACAACACAGTCACAACACCTGAACCTTCAGGACAGACGTGTATCTTGTCGTTAATCTGAATTtggcttcctcctccagccccagACGACCACCCTGATTGGATTACTGAAAACAGCCAGACTGCTGAGGTTGGTCCGCGTGGCCCGGAAGCTGGACCGCTATTCGGAATATGGAGCCGccgtccttctcctcctcatgtgCACCTTTGCCCTCATCGCCCACTGGCTGGCGTGCATCTGGTACGCCATCGGCAACATGGAGCGCACAGGCTCCGCCCGCATCGGCGTCATGAAGATCGGCTGGCTGGACAACCTGGCCGAACAGATCGGTAAACAGTACAATGACAGCGACGCAGAATCTGGCCCCTCCATCAAGGACAAGTATGTCACAGCCCTGTACTTCACCTTCAGCAGCCTGACCAGTGTGGGGTTTGGGAACGTCTCCCCAAACACCAACCCAGAAAAGATCTTCTCCATCTGTGTCATGCTCATCGGCTGTGAGTAGGAGGGCTGAAATGAAAGGACAAATGCTCGCTCGCGTTCTCTGACGTTCGTTAACTGAGGCAGTTTAGAACAGCTTCCATGTCAGTGCAAGACGAGGTTTTTAATCCCGGTCGGACGAGGCGTAGCCGAGCTTCAGATTTCACGTTTTCAGGATGGTGTTTTTACTGTGCAAAGCTAAACGGCCTCTGTCGTCTGTGCCGCGCAGCTCTGATGTACGCCAGCATCTTCGGCAACGTGTCGGCCATCATCCAGAGACTGTACTCGGGCACGGCCCGTTACCACACGCAGATGCTGCGGGTCAAAGAGTTCATCCGCTTCCACCAGATCCCCGGAGGCCTGCGGCAGAGACTGGAGGAGTATTTCCAACACGCCTGGTCCTACACCAACGGGATCGACATGAACGCAGTGAGTTGGGAAAGAGGGGGCGGAGCATCTGACTGCAGAGGCCTCCCAGTTCGACTCTGGGCCTGATGGGCCTCTAAAAGTTGTCTCTTTACTCACAGCATGCTCTGTGTCCCTGCAGGTTCTAAAGGGCTTCCCTGAGTGTCTGCAGGCTGACATTTGCCTGCATCTGAACCGCACGTTGCTGCAGAACTGCAAAGCTTTCCGCGGCGCCAACAAAGGTTGCCTGCGAGCTCTCGCCATGCGCTTCAGAACCACCCACGCCCCGCCCGGTGACACTCTGGTCCACAGCGGGGACATCCTCACTGCCCTTTACTTTATTTCCAGAGGCTCCATCGAGATCCTCAGGAACGACGTGGTGGTGGCCATACTGGGTGAGCGGCAAACACGCACGCCACACGCGTCACGCCTCTCAATGACCAGCCTTCTTATACCATTGTTGAGTCCCCCTCCGGTCTCCAAAGCGTTCAGCCACACACTCACATTGCCCTTTACAACAAACAGCCAGAGGTGCTTGGGCAGAGTTCCACTTCCATTTCACTGTGAACATTGATCATCGATAGTTGCAGCAGTCAGATCCAGACTCCAAAGGTCATTTCTTTTTAGCGATGTGAGCAGGTTTGCGTTATCTCTCCTTTGTCTAACACTTGCTCGTCTTTTGTTTTGCTGCTATTTCTGCAGGAAAGAATGACATATTTGGCGAGTCGATCAACCTGTACGGGAGGCCGGGTAAATCGAACGCTGATGTCAGGGCTCTGACCTACTGCGACCTTCACAAGATCCTCAGAGATGACCTGTTGGAGGTGCTGGACATGTACCCCGACTTCTCCAACCTCTTCTGGAACAACCTGGAAATTACCCTCAACCTCAGAGATGTGagtgccagcagggggcgatgaCGCGTTCGGAGGCGTAACTCCACTCCAGTCAATAATTACCAACCATAATTTACACAAGTGTGATATATGATGTAGATTTCTGAGTCACTTAAGCTGATCTGTATCAGGCAGATAGAATAAACCAGCCAAGTCCGGACAGAGACTGTCACTGTAGCTACCGAAGAGCGAGGCATCGGAGGAGCTCCCTGCGCCGTCGGAACCGACCTGGTGAGTGGGGGCAACACAACCCAAGTGCTCCTATTATCTCAAAAGGAATGACGGAGTCCCCTGTAACTCTGTGTGGGCAGACGGCACGGACCATGAAGATTCTTACCACGATCAGTCCTGTCACATGGTGAACCACCACCGGGGCACCATGGCAGAGTCACCTTGGGAAGACCTCTGCAGCAGCGTTAGCATCTGTTCCCAGTCCAGCGACGAAGAGATGAAGCCTGTGGACCGTAACAGGGTGGAGATGTACCCCCCCGGTGGAGACAGCAGAGACTACCCTGCCACGGTGCTCAACCTCGTGCCCCACAGCGGGGCCTCAGCTGGATTGGGGCCTTCTGTGGACCTCGGAGGGCCGCCGTACCCAGGTTGAGTCCAGGAATGTTCGATTATTGAAAATGTGTCCTCAGAGGTGAGTAACGGGCCTTTCTGCTCCGCAGCGGCAGCCTCTTTCAACGTGCCGGGTCTGTACGGATACTGGCCGGAACGCAGGGCCAGTCAGTTTTCCGAGAGCCAGATAAGGGCGTCGTCGGTCCGGGCCGGCTCCCACCCTCCGCCCTGTGCTGAGGATCGACCAAGTGAGCTGGAATCCAGACTGGAGTTGCTGCAGTCCCAGTTGAACAGGTCAGTTTTCTCACGCCAGTGGGACAAAAAGAGGGGGCACCCGGATTTGAACCGGGGACCTCTTGATCTGCAGTCAAATGCTCTACCACTGAGCTATACCCCCGCTGGCTGGTCAGGggaggagacgaggaaagacaaataaagataAGAGAGTGTGGGGGGGGCGAGTGTGTGTCCCTGACCCGTTCCTCTCCACCCGTTTGTAAAGGTGTGCTCTGAAAACGGTGCtttctctttccctccatccagaCTGGAGACACGGATGACGGCAGACATCAACGTGATCCTGCAGCTCTTACAAAGGCAGATGGCGCCGGTGCCTCCGGCCTACAGCGCCGTGTCCCCCGGCCCTCACCCGCCTCACCCCACCACCCTCTACAGCACAGGGGCCCCCATAATCCACTCGGTCCCTCCCATCCAGGCCTCCCACATGGACAGTACCTCCTCGCTCCTACAGGTCTCTCCTTTGACTACTTAAACCACATATTTTTTTCAAACGCTCTGTTTATTTAAACGGTCGTCTTTTTGTCAGAGTCCGGACCCCGACCTCAAGCACAAATCCAAAGACTCCCTCTCCAGCGGGATCCAACTCACCGTGGCCTCAGACGACACCATGTCCATGTCTCCAGAGTCCGCCCAGCCACATCTGCCCCCTGTGGACCTCACGCCCCCTCGCCTGGCAGAAGAGTCTCCCAGACTGCACTGCAGCAGCCAGcgcttcccctccctccccgacCACCTGCAGCTGTCCACAGAGGTGCATGACATCCACAGGCATCTTTCTGACCCCATCCTGCCTGGAAGCTAGGACGCCATTGACGCGTGTGGACGGGACCGCCGTGTTCATCTTCCTCCGCTCTGTTAATTCCTTTtcgttccttccttccttccttcacgTCCTGCGAACAGAACGGTTGTCCTCGTCCATCCGGCTGGACAGCGCGCACACCTGCACGTGCAGCTGTGGCGTCGTCGTGGGTTCAATGTTGAAGAGAGCTctcaaaaactgcagctgtgcACCGTTATGGTTGATAAGTGTATAAATAGGCCCGCTTCCTCCCACTTCCTGTACCTCAACTTGATCACGCCATGTTGAGTTTTCTCATACTGCCATCTCAGCCAATACTCATATATGGACTATATATctgagatatatatatatctcagatatatatatatatatatatatatatctgagAGATATATAGTCGGTTGGACTGAACCCGAAAGGCCACCTGTGATTGGATGTACAGTGGGAAGGAGACTCaacgtctgtgtgtttatgtcagtGTGCGaactgattttgattttttgtCTCGGTTACAGGGAGACACACCTAATAAATATGTTACCGAgagttttaaatgaaagaaatgcgACGGTTTGGGTGTTTTTGGAGAAGATATCAGACATACATGTTGCTGTCTGGCATACTGTGAAACAAGAGGATGCAGGATCATTTTCATCTCATATTTTGCTTTCTGACATAACCATGGAACagcaggatgttttttttttatcagtagAAGGGTTCAAATGCGCACAAACAGAGCAGGGCTGATTTGTAGATGACTGTACATTTGCACTTATAGTTGTCTTTTCTCCATAAATGTTGACCTGGTTTTGCTTCCTTTGGCGTCGGTTCAGTCCTCAAATGTTTTCCAGCGTGCTCAGACCTGATGGACTAGACTGAAACTGTTCCTGTTACCCCACATGCAACCACACAGTGAATGTATTGGCTTTTTAAGTAGGCATTTGTATTTATGTTAATTGTTTCTCGGAGCACAGATTCCTGTTATTcagggttgggtttttttttagattaaatgCAGTGCTGTTACACCAGGTGTCCTCACAGTATTTATTTCCCAGAGTTTTCAGAAAAGCACTGACACGCAGAGgcatgtgtttatttaatgcaTGTGTTCACTGTAAAACGATTTTaacaataatacaataataacatCGTTTAGCGGCCTACGGGTGCCAGTGGTCCACAAATCGCATTTGTAAATGTTCATATTAATGAATTGatttaaatatatatctatatttagAAATACGGCAGCTAAATTTTAACTTTTAGACAGTTATTCAAAGTTAATTTTACGACTGCTGCTGCCGCAGTGTCAGCGGtgctccaccagggggcgacatcTCATCGCAGGTAAACGCGATATTCATTTCCGGTCGAatctgcatcaaacacacattGAATCATTCTTGTTGAACCATCTATGGGGATTTTCTCTCCTTCAGCCTTTACTGTCACGCTATCGGCGTGCgtacaaaaaaagaacaaccaTGTAGCGATAGATGATGCTTGAGAATCTTCATAATTTCTCCCGTCAGCTATTCTGTACGCCGGGGGTATAGCTCAGTGGTAGAGCATTTGACTGCAGATCAAGAGGTCCCCGGTTCAAATCCGGGTGCCCCCTCATTTTGCTTGTTTCCAATTATATTTAGtacatgtttttcttgaagccGTCACGTGTCGTAAATACCCCGATACCGTCGTGAAACCATTATTCTGTATTTACACACGCAGGCGTTGGTTTTCGGCCTACAGCCTTTGATTCATTTGAGCCCCCTTATTAAATCATGCCGTGCCCAGCAGAGGACGTCCTGTCTCTTCCAACGATATCCCCGAGTTTGGATCGGAATATTCGcaactttgttttcctgccagACAAAACGAAGACGGCAGGAAGAGTTCTTTCCTCGGGGTTCAGTGATTCCAGGAAACAAACTCCAACAAAGGCAGCACACTGACACGTTTGTCCTAGGACATTGAGTAATACAATTTATTAGAGCAAATTCAATAATAAACTTTATGAAAAAGCTACAACATTAACACTTGGCTTACCGACATCTTAAGttgatatatttatatgtatgtACAGTTTGCCTTGTAATGGCATGCTACAAGGACATGATCATTAAAATGttccaaagaaaagagaaaccaAAAGGCAGACTGGGGAGAAACGTTGTTCAACTCTCCCCCCGACACGGAAAATCCTGCCGCCCGAGAACAACCGTCCGCTCGGAAAAAGAAAGACCAGAAAAAGGGTGTAGCGAATGCTTAGAGGACGCTGCTCCGCTAGGTTCTGAGTGCTGCTGTACACGTctgctgaaataaaaaaaagaaacacaccaCAGCAGTAACAATATGGATCCCTCCGGTTCATTTACAGGAAAAGCGGAAACACACCCATGTGACAACACCTGATATCGGAACGCTTCGAGTCCACAGTAAGTCTACGACACTCCTACTCATCACGGGGGGGGGTCACCTTCTCAAACAGGCGGCCGTTCTCTGAACATATCGGACAGACGGCGCTCACGACATCGCAAAATCTCTGCAGGCGCCTGCTCGGGGGGGTCCCGAGAGGCCCAACACTGACCAGTGAGCCAAATAAATAAGAGCTTTAAAcgtggagaagagaagaaagacggaggacagaaaatGGAGGAAGTGTAAACCGGGTTACTGCGGAGCCCCAGCAGGAGGCGCCGCAGGCGTCGCCCGTCCTCCACCGGGAACGTTGACTATCGTGTCCACACGTGTCCTTATACGCGCAGGATCTCCAGGCAGTTGTTGTAGCAAATGGCGATCCAGTCGGGCTGCGTGGAGGCCCACTGCACGTTGTTGATCTCCCCTTCGGCCGTGTAGGCCAGGATGGGGTCCTCGATGGCCCGGGGCATCTGCTGGATGTCCCAGATCAGGGCCTGGTGGTCGTCGGCTGAGGGGGAGAGAAGGTCGGGGTCAGAGAAGGTCGGGGTCAGAGCGGCGGCGGAACGCGTCGACAAATCTGACATCTCCGGTTGGGTTCTGTAACCGCGGTTACCTGCCGTGCAGATGTGACACGAGGAGTGAGGCGCCCAGGCGATGCCGTTGACACACGCGCGGTGGTTGTTGAGCCGCGCCACCGGCGTGCACGGCACGCGCACGTCCAGGATGACGACCTGAAACACAGATATCAACGACGTTTGAAACCGGGTCTTCCCCATCCTAAAAACCTCCCGGTGTTCCGAGGTTTAACGGAACAaaggcggggcgggggggggcggcgagGGCTGGACTCGCCTCCATGCCGTCCATGGCCATGGTGGCCAAGTAGTTGGGGTCCTGCTTGTTCCAGCAGAGGCGGAGCAGCGGGTGGTGCTGCGGGTCTTCGTAGATGATGGTGCTGTGCTCCAGGTGCCGCAGGTCGAACATCCGGACCGACCCGTCGGCTCCCACGGACGCAAACATGTCTCTTCCACCTCCCGCACGGCTGAATGCGATGTCATACACctgcgcacacgcacgcacacacagttgATTGGACCGTTCTCTTGAACCGTGCGCAGAACCACACGCTGCACAGCAGCACGGACCTCTTTGTCGTGAGCAATCAGCTGGGTCTTCACATGTCCAGACACCAGGTTGACTCGTCCCAGTACCTGACCCGTCTCCAGCCCCCAGATGGTGCAGGTGGTGTCGATGCTGGAGGTGCCTgcgagggtgggggtgggggtggggggggcaaagtgGTCAGCAAGTCAAACAGCAACCAGCATGTATTTGCTAACAGCGCTAACAATCTTTACCCAGAAGATTGGGATCGACTTCATTCCAGTCAAAAGAGGTGAGCGGGGCACAGAAATCGGAATTCTTGTTGTTATTTAGCAAACACTCCAGGCGGGTTTCTGTGTCGCTGACCTGGGTGACACAAGCGAACACGTTAGTGCATGAGAGGGACATTTTGATCGTCTTCAACCCATCTGCTCCTACCCTCCAAATTCGCAGGTAGTCGCCGCTGGTGGCTAACAGATCTGGGTAGATCCCCTTGGTGTCGGGGATCCACATGATCTTTGTGGTGGGGTAAGGATGGTCAAACGTGTTCCTGCAGACAAACTCTgaactctcctcctccagacccacCAGCTGAACCTGGAAACGGGTAAAAACAAATGACTTGTTATTGCAGGAAGAAGTGCTCATCTATCGGCATGGCGACGGGTTAGAAATAGCCTTAGCTATATATAGTGCTGGGATTCTCCCGTTGAAATAGAGCATTTATTACACGCGTCCGGGGGTTATTTTTTTGGTGCTTTCGCATTACTGttatgaacaaaaacaaacattaagaTTGTTCATCTTGTGCAGCGTAAGACAACTAGCATTAGCACTAGCTGGCTAACGTTACGGTCTTTGGCTTCACGCTAGCTCGCTGATGAATGGCCGCTACGCACCTTGTTGTTGTACTCCTCCACGAAACTCCCGAGGGCCAGGCGAAAGCGTTTGTCTGGACGGACGCTCCAATTCATCGCGTACACCGTCCATGGCGCCTCGTATTTGtagatttcttttcttttcccgtGGAGCGACATCCTCCCGAACTGTTGTCTGGAGCAGCTAACACGCTACTGCTAGCAAACTGCGAAATAAGTAGTCCGGCCAGCAAACTGTTACCAGCGATTTAGCGCGTAAGAGGAATTGTAACAGCTGTTGTGGTAGCGAACATCTATTTAaacaaatataatataaaagCAGGATTTTGTACCACTTCGTTTAACAAAGAGTCGCATTGCTCGTTGCGTCCACAAGTTAAAAAAGAATCATCGGCTGGCAAGAGACTTCCGGTTGATATTTTCAAAACAAGAGATCACTGAAGACGTTAATCTGTTCAACTGGAACGTCAACCGGATTTATTTACCTGCCGAATTCCTCGATTTTAGGAATTCGAATTTCATGTTAGCTTTTAGCAGTTGATTCAATttgttatttacatttttattggaACTACACACATGAGGTGGTTTTTGGAAACTTTCTTTTCATGGAGCTCTACAGCCAACTAACCCtgttatatatgttatatacagtatattatatCACAAACAAATTAACCTAATGTCTTCTGCCCCTCGAATGGCCTTTAAAGGTTTTTCCTCTCTACATCTTCATTTCTCGTTGCCTTAAAGGATTTGGATGTTCATAAAATTGAAACCCAGAGTATCATCTGTTTCTCAAGCGtgtgaaaataataaaatgaaagaaataactTTGTTTATAAAATTCCCACTCTGCTCTGGGCTATTGACCCGCACCACTTAAGTTCTCAGTCATCCAAGTCTCTTATATCTAAATCTTGATTAAAAAGAATTTATCTTGTGGTAATTCTCTGCCTTCTTTATATATCGGAGACATAGTTGTTATATTCCTATCATacatattatttattatattctcATTAATAGATTCACCTGAATGAACCAGCCCTTCACTCTCCTTTTCATTAccaatattttaaatattttttaccGGAAGTATATTGGTCGCACTATTTTACGCTTGACAAATCGCACCTGTAGTTCCGCATTGTGGCCGCTGGGTGGCGGCGTTCTGAACAGGATTAATTCTGTTTTTGCAATTCTTTAAATATTCAATTCAAAGAATTGACACATTGCAAAGACAGTCAATGTAAATACAAGGTAAgacatgaaaaatgaaacttGTTATTCTCTGTGCTTCGATCTGCGTGAAATGCAAGGCGCACAAACCTGCTggataatatatatttaaatttaataGTCTATTTGAGTGGGGATATGGGTCAGAGGCAGGATGAAGCCCGTGTAAAGGAACTGCTCTTGTTTGCAGTTCCAAAGATATTTAGGGTGCTTTTTACTCACTTTTTGTCTCTTCGACGACATTATTTCTCTCCCCCTATAATAACATGAAGCGTTTGGGATGGTGACGTCACCCCGTTTGAACAGCCAATCCCGGCGTCCCTTATTGGGAGGTGAGCAACACCGTGACAAGGACAGCTCAGGCGACCAGAGTTCAGCCAGCTTTCCGTTTCTTCTGACTCTAGTTCCTCCGGTATGGAATTTAAATAATGTAGAACATTTGACCGAGACATACACCGCAAGCTGTGGTTTTCTCGTCGGAAATAATCCTTCTGCGTCCATGATTTGCGTGGTCTCCACCGACTTAAAGTTGCTCCACAGTTAGCCaccgttagcatgctaacgtcaGGTTGGCTAAGTGCTACAGAGCAagtggtggtggagggttgGCTCTGGGATTAAAGTCGTCATTTGTGAGAATGTGAACACACGTTCGTCTTCAATCGAGAGCTTTTGGAGCAGCCTCGCATGTCCGATGACCTTTTATTTTAGGTTGAGCTGGCAGAAAGTCGCTGGCTAAAGTTAGTGTTGCTAGCCACATCTTACAAATCGATTCATCAGCGGATTCGCCCACATATGGTACTTAATATGAGATTAGCCTCCCccagtggtgctgctgtgtgctgctaAGTTTATCTGGGTAAAGAGCAGCTTTATCTTAACCCTGACACACGGATATTTCCAGGTTTTCCGGGCTGACCTGTTGAAGACCTGAAGCTGGAGCAGTGGAACATGTTCACCGATCTTCTGAGATCATTTGGACTGATGTTTGTCCCGTTGCTTGTCTCTTCAGGACCCACCATGCAAAGAGCAGCGGTTCTCCTGATCCccgcgctcctcttcctcctggccGTCCCTGTCTGCAGCGGACGCTACAACGATGATTTTGATGACGGCGAGGACATCGTGGACTTCGACGACAACGACTTTGCCGAGTTCGAAGACATGAACGAGGACCCCCAACCCGAGCCAGAGACGGCTCCTCCACCCCGCGCGTCGCCGCCGCAGcctgaagaggatgaagatgaagctaCTGTGGAACTAGAAGATGGCCAGGACGGTTTTGAAGACGCAGAAAATCAGGTAGGTAGAATGTCGTGATGTGGTTATTTTACAGCTAAATATTCGTGTTCTCTCACTGGAATGTAGCATTTGGCCATCTCTTTATGATGTTTAGGATAGAAATGTGACATTAATGTTTCCCCAGGATCAAGACATGTACAACAAATATGACCAGGAGGAATTTGAAGGGATCGGTGACATGGAGAAGACGAGTCACTCCACCAAGGACCCCCTCATAATCCACACGGTAAAACAGGTTTTGCCGCTTTAAACTGACCCGTTTCCTCACACGAACTCATCAAATCCATCGAGAGGAAACGTGCCAGATGTCCACGGTGGCGGTTATCCCCCTGACTGCTGCGTCTCTGCAGGTTCCTGCTCATCTCCAGAACAGCTGGGAGAGTTATTACATGGAGATCCTGATGGTGACGGGCCTGCTGGCGTACATCATGAACTACATTATCGGCAAGAACAAGAACGGTCGCCTGGCCCACTCCTGGTTCAGCTCGCACAGGGAACTCTTGGAGAGCAACTTTGCACTCGTGGGTGAGTCCTTCCAGCTGTCGAGCAGACGCTTCCGGCTCCGACCGTGAGGCTGGAGCGCACAG from Takifugu rubripes chromosome 5, fTakRub1.2, whole genome shotgun sequence includes the following:
- the kcnh6a gene encoding potassium voltage-gated channel subfamily H member 6a — encoded protein: MPVRRGHVALQNTYLDTIIRKFDEQNRKFLIANAQIENCGIIYCNEGFCQMFGFTRAEIMQQPCTCQFLVGPGTMKSAVAQLAQALLGSEERRVEILYYSKEGTCRPCTVDVVPVKNEDGVVIMFILDFQELIDRSLTKSGLRQRVAQGWIYCQNRKLKMRLPVLRSMRRPSLSKDQFEGVVVDYLQPNSEDVPLKEFRIPSKESCMQSETEALIEQDLEPPSPAALSSAQQRSLLPDRLDPSAAFPGGSIPRSCSRDSMRSIRRASSLDDIDGMRSDWSSRPGDPRRSNNLKTSVLNSTSDSDLVRPRAVGRIPQVTLSFGSDRLIPPSPTEIEIIAPSKIKDRTQNVTEKVTQVTQVLSLGADVLPEYKLQAPRIHKWTILHYSPFKAVWDWVILLLVIYTAIFTPYSAAFLLNEVEEQQRRTCGYTCNPLNVVDLLVDVMFIVDILINFRTTYVNQNEEVVSHPGRIAQHYFKGWFLIDIVAAIPFDLLIFRSGSEEDGDAVDPQTTTLIGLLKTARLLRLVRVARKLDRYSEYGAAVLLLLMCTFALIAHWLACIWYAIGNMERTGSARIGVMKIGWLDNLAEQIGKQYNDSDAESGPSIKDKYVTALYFTFSSLTSVGFGNVSPNTNPEKIFSICVMLIGSLMYASIFGNVSAIIQRLYSGTARYHTQMLRVKEFIRFHQIPGGLRQRLEEYFQHAWSYTNGIDMNAVLKGFPECLQADICLHLNRTLLQNCKAFRGANKGCLRALAMRFRTTHAPPGDTLVHSGDILTALYFISRGSIEILRNDVVVAILGKNDIFGESINLYGRPGKSNADVRALTYCDLHKILRDDLLEVLDMYPDFSNLFWNNLEITLNLRDADRINQPSPDRDCHCSYRRARHRRSSLRRRNRPDGTDHEDSYHDQSCHMVNHHRGTMAESPWEDLCSSVSICSQSSDEEMKPVDRNRVEMYPPGGDSRDYPATVLNLVPHSGASAGLGPSVDLGGPPYPAAASFNVPGLYGYWPERRASQFSESQIRASSVRAGSHPPPCAEDRPSELESRLELLQSQLNRLETRMTADINVILQLLQRQMAPVPPAYSAVSPGPHPPHPTTLYSTGAPIIHSVPPIQASHMDSTSSLLQSPDPDLKHKSKDSLSSGIQLTVASDDTMSMSPESAQPHLPPVDLTPPRLAEESPRLHCSSQRFPSLPDHLQLSTEVHDIHRHLSDPILPGS
- the dcaf7 gene encoding DDB1- and CUL4-associated factor 7, translated to MSLHGKRKEIYKYEAPWTVYAMNWSVRPDKRFRLALGSFVEEYNNKVQLVGLEEESSEFVCRNTFDHPYPTTKIMWIPDTKGIYPDLLATSGDYLRIWRVSDTETRLECLLNNNKNSDFCAPLTSFDWNEVDPNLLGTSSIDTTCTIWGLETGQVLGRVNLVSGHVKTQLIAHDKEVYDIAFSRAGGGRDMFASVGADGSVRMFDLRHLEHSTIIYEDPQHHPLLRLCWNKQDPNYLATMAMDGMEVVILDVRVPCTPVARLNNHRACVNGIAWAPHSSCHICTAADDHQALIWDIQQMPRAIEDPILAYTAEGEINNVQWASTQPDWIAICYNNCLEILRV